Within Thermococcus sp. M36, the genomic segment ATAGGCATACCGTAAGAACGATACACTTCAATCTTCTCTCTCAAATTCGGTGTAACAAAAGAAGTTCCGAAACCTAATTTTACTATATCTACATGAGGACCGCTGACGTCTAAAAAATTATGTACTTCCTGAATACTCAACCCTTTATCCATAACCATTGTTAAGCCAGATGTTCGGGGTTTAGCAGTGCGTTGGGGTATTTGTGTTAAATTAAAATTCATTGGTTAAAGAGCGTTTTATGAATGCGACAAAAACAAGGTAAAACGCTTAACAGGTTTATGAGTTACATCAACCAATGCTAATAAAATGCTAATAGATTTTTTTAAAAAAATAACTGTGTTACCAACATCAGTATTTCATAGCAACAATTGTTGCGTCGCACTCTTGTACTTTCAGTTCATTAATCAACTATAAAACCACCGGAGCATATTGCTGCGGTGGTTTTTTCACATACCACTAACAAGCTTTTTTTTTAATA encodes:
- a CDS encoding phosphosulfolactate synthase is translated as MNFNLTQIPQRTAKPRTSGLTMVMDKGLSIQEVHNFLDVSGPHVDIVKLGFGTSFVTPNLREKIEVYRSYGMP